From the genome of Mycobacterium dioxanotrophicus, one region includes:
- a CDS encoding RNA polymerase sigma factor, with amino-acid sequence MSAQRDRPELRLVPEACYPSWESVYDDNVTWVYRMLYARLGSRADAEDLTSEVFLAALRPLRLTASVAEVRSYLRATARTVLAAHWRATMGREITAIDDIAALEAATGDEAVSTAPQRVAGVLAQLPPQYRRVLELRFLQGRSVRESANDMGVSVANAKVLQHRALRLAAQINEGGAP; translated from the coding sequence ATGTCGGCCCAACGTGACCGACCCGAGCTGCGGTTGGTACCGGAAGCCTGTTACCCGAGCTGGGAATCGGTGTATGACGACAACGTGACGTGGGTGTACCGGATGCTCTATGCCCGGCTGGGCAGCCGGGCCGACGCTGAGGATCTCACCTCGGAAGTGTTCCTGGCCGCGTTGCGGCCGCTGCGGCTCACGGCCAGCGTGGCCGAGGTCCGGTCATATCTGCGCGCGACCGCCCGGACGGTGCTGGCCGCGCACTGGCGGGCCACCATGGGCCGGGAGATCACCGCAATCGATGACATCGCCGCCTTGGAAGCGGCCACCGGCGATGAAGCGGTCAGCACCGCGCCGCAACGCGTGGCCGGCGTGCTGGCCCAACTACCGCCGCAGTACCGGCGGGTGCTGGAATTGCGGTTCCTGCAAGGGCGCTCGGTCCGAGAGTCGGCGAACGACATGGGGGTCAGTGTCGCCAACGCAAAGGTCCTGCAACACCGCGCGCTGCGACTGGCAGCTCAGATCAACGAGGGAGGGGCACCGTGA
- a CDS encoding cupredoxin domain-containing protein, which translates to MFRRFRTSAVVAAAVMTAAALAACSITPSATPSAAPPTVNFGPNGGTSVGMAPMQGMAPMSPAAPAATAGTPADTPSAPVSGTAVSINNFAFVPATLTVHRGDTVTWTNHDEEPHTIAANDGSFHSPGMDANATYTYTFTNAGNYDYICGIHPFMHGTVVVTP; encoded by the coding sequence ATGTTCCGACGATTCCGAACAAGCGCCGTCGTCGCCGCCGCGGTGATGACGGCGGCCGCACTGGCGGCGTGCTCGATTACGCCGTCGGCGACACCGTCGGCGGCGCCGCCGACGGTGAACTTCGGACCCAACGGAGGTACCTCGGTCGGTATGGCCCCGATGCAGGGCATGGCACCGATGAGCCCGGCGGCACCCGCGGCCACCGCGGGGACACCGGCAGACACGCCGTCGGCACCGGTGTCGGGTACGGCGGTGAGCATCAACAACTTCGCCTTCGTACCGGCCACCCTGACGGTGCACCGCGGTGACACCGTCACGTGGACCAATCACGACGAGGAACCGCACACCATCGCCGCCAACGACGGCTCGTTCCACTCCCCGGGCATGGACGCCAATGCCACTTACACCTACACCTTCACGAACGCAGGCAATTATGACTACATCTGCGGCATCCATCCGTTCATGCACGGAACCGTGGTGGTGACGCCATGA
- a CDS encoding metallophosphoesterase family protein — protein sequence MNNQQDTNSDPQGMTRRQLIRHGAWFGAAVGLAVVGGEVISHAAATPTANVARPTLRFAQVSDSHIGFTGSANTDVVGSFGRAVDQINGLGYTPDFVIHTGDLTHLATPAQFDQVKQMMQGLKTPHVFTVPGEHDSVDDAGQKYRSVFGAGTRGDGWYSFDIAGVHVIGLVNTLNLKKLGHLGPDQLEFVEKDVASLSADTPIVVFSHIPLFAMYPDWGWGTDDATQALSYLRRFSSVTCLNGHVHQLFSKTEGNVTFYSGTTTAYPLPHPGDGPAPKPVTLPAGRLQDALGIREVTYTKGNTALALKEEKLQ from the coding sequence ATGAACAACCAGCAGGACACCAACTCTGACCCGCAGGGCATGACCCGTCGGCAACTGATCCGGCACGGCGCCTGGTTCGGCGCTGCGGTCGGGCTCGCCGTCGTCGGCGGTGAGGTGATCTCCCATGCCGCCGCTACGCCCACCGCCAATGTCGCCCGGCCGACACTGCGCTTCGCCCAGGTCAGCGACAGCCACATCGGATTCACCGGCAGTGCCAACACCGACGTCGTCGGCTCCTTCGGCCGGGCCGTCGACCAGATCAACGGGCTCGGCTACACACCGGATTTCGTCATCCACACCGGCGACCTGACGCACCTGGCCACCCCGGCTCAATTCGACCAGGTCAAGCAGATGATGCAGGGCCTCAAGACACCGCACGTGTTCACCGTGCCAGGCGAACACGATTCCGTCGACGACGCCGGCCAGAAGTACCGGTCGGTGTTCGGAGCGGGCACCCGCGGCGACGGCTGGTACAGCTTCGACATCGCGGGCGTGCATGTCATCGGCCTGGTCAACACGCTCAACCTGAAGAAGCTCGGCCACCTAGGGCCCGACCAGCTCGAGTTCGTCGAGAAGGACGTCGCATCGTTGTCGGCAGACACCCCGATCGTGGTATTCAGCCACATCCCGTTGTTCGCGATGTACCCGGACTGGGGCTGGGGCACCGACGATGCCACCCAGGCGCTGAGCTACCTGCGCCGGTTCTCCTCGGTGACCTGCCTCAACGGGCATGTCCACCAACTGTTCTCGAAGACCGAGGGCAATGTGACGTTCTACAGCGGGACCACCACGGCGTATCCGCTACCGCATCCCGGCGACGGCCCGGCACCCAAACCGGTGACGCTGCCCGCCGGCCGGCTACAGGATGCCCTGGGCATCCGGGAAGTCACCTACACCAAAGGCAACACCGCGCTGGCACTCAAAGAGGAGAAGCTGCAATGA
- a CDS encoding SDR family oxidoreductase, protein MHIEDRVAIVTGAGSGIGRALAQALSAAGARVVVADIDHPGAVETVELITGSGGAALAARADAAAAADIENLVGLAESDFGPVDIYVANAGIMGAPGLGADADWDVILDVNLRAHIRAANIVVPQWVSRGTGYFVSVASAAGLLSQIGAAGYTVTKHAAVGFAEWLAITYGDDGIGVSCVCPLGVDTPLLNAVRAAADSDTHASAEAVVRSGAVITADEVATATVDAIRADRFLVLPHPEVLDMYRHKGSDYDRWISGMRRYQRTLRSTQASED, encoded by the coding sequence ATGCACATCGAAGACCGGGTAGCGATAGTCACCGGCGCAGGCTCGGGCATCGGGCGGGCATTGGCACAGGCACTGAGCGCGGCGGGAGCCCGCGTGGTGGTCGCTGACATCGACCATCCGGGAGCCGTCGAGACCGTGGAGCTCATCACCGGGTCCGGTGGTGCGGCGCTGGCGGCCCGTGCCGACGCCGCGGCGGCCGCCGACATCGAGAATCTGGTCGGTCTGGCCGAGAGTGACTTCGGGCCGGTCGACATCTACGTCGCCAACGCCGGGATCATGGGGGCACCGGGGCTGGGCGCCGACGCGGACTGGGACGTCATCCTCGACGTCAATCTGCGCGCGCACATCCGGGCAGCGAACATCGTTGTGCCCCAGTGGGTATCCCGCGGCACCGGCTACTTCGTCTCGGTCGCCTCGGCGGCCGGGCTCTTGTCGCAGATCGGCGCCGCCGGCTACACCGTCACCAAGCACGCCGCCGTGGGGTTCGCCGAATGGCTCGCCATCACCTACGGCGACGACGGCATCGGAGTGAGCTGCGTCTGCCCGCTGGGAGTTGACACCCCGCTTCTCAACGCAGTCCGTGCGGCAGCCGACTCCGACACCCACGCCAGCGCCGAAGCCGTGGTGCGGTCCGGTGCGGTGATCACAGCCGACGAGGTGGCGACGGCCACGGTGGACGCCATTCGCGCCGACCGGTTCCTGGTGCTCCCGCACCCGGAAGTGCTCGACATGTACCGCCACAAGGGCAGTGACTACGACCGGTGGATCTCGGGTATGCGCCGCTACCAGCGGACACTCCGCAGTACCCAGGCGTCCGAAGATTAG
- a CDS encoding DUF1942 domain-containing protein — MDLRKAAVSAAESLATTVAGVFTPAPASAYPTMSTFGSEQPLCSADGTVGTEWSVSDPQPSDDAMPFPVTGWLWKVVATVTAVHGVTTPIVSDFSARAADGQNYPALDKAPSPPALNPSPLRQGGSATGAVYFDVVGPPPTSVVYNNGVQDLLIWS; from the coding sequence ATGGATCTACGCAAGGCGGCCGTGAGCGCTGCGGAATCGCTGGCCACGACGGTCGCGGGTGTGTTCACCCCGGCTCCTGCGTCCGCCTACCCGACCATGAGCACATTCGGCAGTGAGCAACCCCTGTGCAGCGCTGACGGGACGGTGGGCACCGAATGGAGCGTCAGCGACCCTCAGCCCAGCGACGACGCGATGCCGTTCCCTGTGACCGGCTGGCTGTGGAAGGTGGTCGCGACGGTGACCGCGGTTCACGGTGTGACCACGCCGATCGTGTCGGACTTCTCCGCGCGCGCCGCGGACGGGCAGAACTATCCCGCACTGGACAAGGCGCCCAGCCCGCCGGCGCTGAACCCGTCCCCGCTGCGCCAGGGCGGCTCGGCAACGGGTGCCGTGTATTTCGATGTCGTCGGCCCGCCGCCCACCAGCGTCGTCTACAACAACGGCGTGCAGGATCTGCTCATCTGGTCGTGA
- a CDS encoding lipase maturation factor family protein, which translates to MQWFTAPEYWLARQVLQRGIAAIYLIAFVAAARQFRALIGERGMLPVPRYLARTPFRAAPSIFQLHYSDRFFALTCWVGALLSAVLLAGGGDVVPLWAALPVWLLIWVLYLSIVNVGQTWYSFGWESLLLEAGFLVMFLGNDDIAPPVLVLWLARWLVFRVEFGAGLIKIRGDSCWRNLTCLYYHHETQPIPGPLSWYFHHLPKPLHRVEVAGNHVSQLVVPFLLFAPQPVAGAAGVVVVVTQLWLVLSGNFAWLNWVTIVLACSAIPDRFVGIACPSLPDPPVWFVVVVVVFAVAVIVLSYRPVHNLLSRRQRMNASFNRYHLVNTYGAFGVVGRARDEVVIEGTADTRLTEHTVWLEYEFKGKPGDVHRRPPQIAPYHLRLDWLMWFVAISPAYAKDWLPAFLRLLLDNDADTVRLLRRNPFPESPPHYVRARLYRYRFSSWHELRREHVWWHRTLLGEYIPPVARRAAHDQTTGG; encoded by the coding sequence ATGCAATGGTTTACCGCACCCGAATACTGGTTGGCCAGACAGGTGTTGCAGCGGGGGATCGCGGCGATCTACCTGATCGCGTTCGTCGCGGCCGCTCGGCAGTTCCGCGCGCTCATCGGTGAGCGGGGCATGCTGCCGGTTCCCCGCTATCTGGCCCGAACCCCATTCCGCGCCGCGCCCAGCATCTTCCAACTCCATTACTCCGACCGATTTTTCGCGCTGACATGCTGGGTGGGGGCGCTGTTGTCGGCAGTGCTTCTCGCCGGTGGCGGAGATGTGGTGCCGCTGTGGGCGGCCCTGCCGGTGTGGTTGCTGATCTGGGTGCTCTATCTGTCGATCGTCAACGTCGGGCAGACGTGGTACTCGTTCGGCTGGGAATCGCTGCTGCTCGAAGCCGGGTTTCTGGTGATGTTCCTGGGCAACGACGACATCGCACCTCCGGTACTGGTGCTGTGGCTGGCACGGTGGTTGGTGTTCCGGGTCGAGTTCGGTGCCGGCCTGATCAAGATTCGCGGTGACAGCTGCTGGCGCAATCTGACGTGCCTGTACTACCACCATGAGACGCAGCCGATTCCGGGCCCGCTCAGCTGGTACTTCCACCACCTGCCCAAACCGCTGCACCGCGTCGAAGTCGCGGGTAATCACGTCTCTCAGCTGGTGGTGCCGTTCCTGTTGTTCGCGCCGCAGCCGGTGGCCGGTGCCGCAGGCGTCGTGGTGGTGGTGACGCAGCTGTGGCTCGTGCTGTCCGGGAACTTCGCCTGGCTCAACTGGGTGACGATCGTGCTGGCGTGCAGTGCCATCCCGGATCGCTTCGTGGGGATCGCATGTCCGTCGCTGCCCGATCCGCCGGTCTGGTTCGTGGTCGTGGTCGTGGTATTCGCCGTAGCGGTGATCGTCCTCAGCTACCGCCCGGTGCACAACCTGCTGTCGCGCAGGCAGCGAATGAACGCCTCCTTCAATCGATATCACCTTGTGAACACCTACGGGGCGTTCGGCGTCGTCGGCCGCGCTCGTGACGAGGTGGTGATCGAAGGCACCGCGGACACCCGGCTGACCGAACACACGGTGTGGCTGGAATACGAATTCAAGGGCAAACCAGGCGATGTGCACCGTCGGCCCCCGCAGATCGCGCCCTACCATCTGCGCCTCGACTGGTTGATGTGGTTTGTCGCAATATCCCCGGCGTATGCCAAAGACTGGCTGCCCGCCTTCCTGCGGCTGCTGCTGGACAACGACGCCGACACCGTTCGGCTGTTGCGGCGCAACCCGTTTCCCGAGTCACCCCCGCATTATGTGCGCGCTCGGCTCTACCGGTACCGCTTCAGCAGTTGGCACGAGCTCAGACGCGAGCACGTCTGGTGGCACCGCACGCTGCTCGGTGAATACATCCCGCCTGTCGCGCGCCGGGCCGCGCACGACCAGACGACGGGCGGATGA
- a CDS encoding heat shock protein transcriptional repressor HspR produces the protein MTGEQKASRSARGVYGISVAAELSGIGPQTLRLYERSGLLSPARTAGGTRRYSDDDIEQLRRITELVEQGVNLAGIMQILDLQDKNSQLESDNNKLEERNAALEAEQPSEPQQDAAARQRRSRGPGRHPGTSKHPAQ, from the coding sequence GTGACCGGGGAGCAAAAAGCGTCGCGGTCCGCGCGCGGCGTCTACGGCATCTCGGTCGCCGCCGAGCTGTCCGGGATCGGACCGCAGACGCTCCGCCTGTACGAACGCTCCGGGCTGCTCAGCCCGGCACGCACGGCCGGGGGCACGCGCCGTTACAGCGACGACGACATCGAGCAACTGCGGCGGATCACCGAGCTGGTCGAGCAGGGCGTCAACCTGGCCGGCATCATGCAGATCCTTGATCTACAGGACAAGAACAGTCAGCTGGAGTCCGACAACAACAAGTTGGAAGAGCGCAACGCGGCGCTCGAAGCAGAACAACCCTCCGAGCCGCAGCAGGACGCGGCAGCACGCCAGCGCCGCAGCCGTGGCCCTGGACGCCATCCCGGCACGTCGAAGCACCCTGCTCAGTAG
- a CDS encoding Hsp20/alpha crystallin family protein, which yields MMLMRTDPFRELDRLTQQALGTAARPAIMPMDAWRDGEQFIIEFDLPGVQANSLHLDVERNVLTVRAERPDVDENREMLSAERPRGVFTRQVFLGENLDTDKIEAGYHDGVLRLTIPVAEKAKPRRIAISRDGQQTAINA from the coding sequence ATGATGTTGATGCGCACAGATCCGTTCCGTGAACTGGATCGACTGACCCAGCAGGCACTCGGTACCGCCGCTCGGCCTGCGATCATGCCGATGGACGCCTGGCGCGATGGCGAACAGTTCATCATCGAGTTCGATCTACCAGGGGTACAGGCGAACTCGCTGCACCTCGACGTCGAACGCAATGTGCTGACCGTGCGCGCCGAGCGCCCCGACGTGGATGAAAACCGGGAGATGCTCAGTGCCGAGAGACCACGAGGCGTCTTCACCCGCCAAGTGTTCCTCGGCGAGAATCTCGACACGGACAAGATCGAGGCCGGCTACCACGACGGGGTCCTGCGGTTGACCATCCCGGTCGCCGAGAAGGCGAAGCCACGGCGCATCGCGATCAGCCGCGACGGTCAACAGACGGCGATCAACGCCTGA
- a CDS encoding TetR/AcrR family transcriptional regulator, with product MGAEARRRLSPADRRSELLALGAEVFGQRPYDEVRIDEIAERAGVSRALMYHYFPDKRAFFAAVVRAEGERLFAATDTAPEPGQSLFGQLRAGVMAYLRYDEEHPHGAWAAYMGMGRADPVLRGIDDIDNDRQANRIMGRIAEAASQPLDAKLERDLRATIYGWLAFTFEMCRQRLVDPSIDAGFVADSCAHALLDAVGRVPGLPTELVCAASQENR from the coding sequence GTGGGTGCCGAGGCGAGACGACGTCTCTCCCCCGCCGATCGGCGCAGTGAGCTGTTGGCGTTGGGAGCCGAGGTGTTCGGCCAGCGCCCCTACGACGAGGTCCGCATCGACGAGATCGCCGAGCGCGCCGGGGTGTCTCGCGCCCTGATGTACCACTATTTCCCCGACAAGCGGGCGTTCTTCGCCGCCGTTGTCCGCGCCGAGGGCGAGCGCCTGTTCGCCGCCACCGACACCGCCCCCGAACCCGGCCAGAGCCTCTTCGGCCAATTACGCGCCGGTGTCATGGCCTACCTGCGTTACGACGAGGAACATCCGCACGGTGCATGGGCCGCTTACATGGGCATGGGGCGGGCCGACCCCGTGTTGCGGGGCATCGACGACATCGACAACGACCGGCAGGCCAATCGGATCATGGGCCGCATCGCCGAGGCGGCGTCGCAGCCATTGGACGCGAAACTGGAGCGCGACCTGCGGGCCACGATCTACGGCTGGCTGGCGTTCACCTTCGAGATGTGCCGCCAACGCCTCGTCGACCCCTCGATCGATGCCGGTTTCGTCGCCGATTCGTGCGCGCACGCCCTGCTCGACGCCGTCGGCCGGGTTCCCGGACTGCCCACCGAACTGGTCTGCGCCGCCTCTCAGGAGAACCGCTAG
- a CDS encoding ATP-dependent helicase — MAPPDPLARFSALTREWFATAFPEPTPAQAQAWAAIAKGDNTLVIAPTGSGKTLAAFLWAIDRLAFEQQAGSAGTGTRVLYVSPLKALAVDVERNLRTPLTGITRVAERQGLPAPSISVGLRSGDTPPNQRRALIAKPPDILITTPESLFLMLTSAARETLATVQTVIVDEVHAVAATKRGAHLALSLERLDQLLDTPAQRIGLSATVRPPEEVARFLSGPAPTTIVAPPASKTFDLTVQVPVPDMANLDNNSIWPDVEERIVDLIEAHRSSIVFANSRRLAERLTSRLNEIHAERAGIELTLDRNPQVGGGAPAQLMASGQANGAPALLAKAHHGSVSKEQRAQVEDDLKSGRLRAVVATSSLELGIDMGAVDLVIQVEAPPSVASGLQRIGRAGHQVGEISQGVLFPKHRTDLIGCAVTVQRMRAGEIETMKVPANPLDVLAQHTVAAAALEPLDVEGWFDAVRRSAPFATLPRSAFEATLDLLSGKYPSTEFAELRPRLVYDRDSGTLTARPGAQRLAVTSGGAIPDRGLFTVYLATDSEKPSRVGELDEEMVYESRPGDVISLGATSWRITEITHDRVLVIPAPGQPARLPFWRGDSVGRPAELGAAVGAFTGELAALDRATFDVRCRAMGFAGYATDNLHQLLREQREATGIVPSDTSLLVERFRDELGDWRVILHSPYGLRVHGPLALAVGRRLRERYGIDEKPTASDDGIIVRLPDGGENPPGADLFVFDADEIESIVTAEVGGSALFASRFRECAARALLLPRRHPGKRSPLWHQRQRAAQLLDIARKYPDFPIVLEAVRECLQDVYDVPALTELMRKVAQRRLRVVDVETATPSPFAASLLFGYVGAFMYEGDSPLAERRAAALALDTVLLSELLGRVELRELLDPAVIASTAAQLQHLTAERAARDAEGVADLLRLLGPLTEAEIAERCTAEAVGGWLDGLHAAKRALPVSFAGQTWWVAVEDIGLLRDGVGVPVPIGVPVAFTESVADPLGDLLGRYARTRGPFTTADAAARFGLGLRVTADVLGRMAVDHRMVRGEFVADLAGDQWCDAEVLKILRRRSLAALRAQVEPVSTTAYARFLPSWQHVGSSHSTGIDGLAAVIDQLAGVPIPASAVESLVFGQRVRDYQPAMLDELLASGEVIWSGIGQIGGSDGWIAFHQADTVPLTLAAPTEIEFTDTHRTIMETLGAGGAYFFRQLAEGLAPDELKAALWELIWAGWVTGDTFAPVRAVLAGPRRTGTPAHRQRQRPPRLSRYSVARPQARAADPTVSGRWSALPGPEPDSTVRAHFHAELLLGRHGVLTKGAVNAEGVPGGFATLYKVLSAFEDAGQCQRGYFVESLGGAQFAAASTVDRLRSYLDSVDPQRPEYHAVVLAATDPANPYGAALGWPDDGESGHRPGRKAGALVALVDGQLVWFLERGGKSLLSFGSDADAQRAAAAALADLVGSGRVPSLLVERVNGTAVLDPGADDERSVVQDALTTAGFSRTPRGLRLR, encoded by the coding sequence ATGGCTCCACCCGATCCACTGGCCCGGTTCAGCGCGCTGACCCGGGAGTGGTTCGCGACCGCGTTCCCGGAGCCGACGCCCGCGCAGGCGCAGGCCTGGGCTGCCATCGCCAAGGGCGATAACACCCTGGTCATCGCACCGACGGGGTCGGGCAAGACCCTGGCGGCATTCCTGTGGGCGATCGACCGGCTGGCCTTCGAACAGCAGGCGGGCTCCGCAGGCACAGGCACCCGGGTGCTCTATGTGTCGCCGCTGAAAGCGTTGGCCGTCGACGTCGAACGCAACCTGCGGACACCGCTGACCGGCATCACCCGCGTCGCCGAACGCCAGGGTCTGCCCGCACCGTCCATCAGCGTCGGCCTGCGCTCCGGGGACACCCCGCCCAACCAGCGGCGCGCCCTGATCGCCAAACCACCCGACATCCTGATCACCACCCCCGAGTCGCTCTTCTTGATGCTCACCTCGGCGGCCCGGGAAACGCTGGCCACCGTGCAGACCGTCATCGTCGACGAAGTGCATGCCGTTGCGGCCACCAAACGCGGGGCGCACCTGGCGCTGTCCCTGGAACGTCTGGATCAGCTGCTGGACACGCCTGCGCAGCGGATCGGGCTGTCGGCGACGGTTCGGCCGCCCGAGGAAGTGGCCCGGTTCCTGTCGGGGCCCGCGCCGACCACCATCGTTGCTCCCCCTGCCAGCAAGACGTTTGACCTGACGGTGCAGGTGCCTGTGCCCGACATGGCCAATCTCGACAACAACAGCATCTGGCCCGACGTCGAGGAACGCATCGTCGACCTCATCGAGGCGCACCGCTCCTCGATCGTGTTCGCCAATTCCCGCCGCCTCGCCGAGCGACTCACCTCGCGGCTCAACGAAATTCACGCCGAGCGCGCCGGCATCGAACTCACGCTCGACCGAAACCCGCAAGTGGGTGGTGGCGCCCCGGCGCAGCTGATGGCCAGCGGCCAGGCCAACGGCGCACCGGCTCTGCTCGCCAAGGCTCACCACGGGTCGGTCAGCAAGGAGCAGCGCGCCCAGGTCGAAGACGATCTGAAGAGCGGCCGGCTGCGTGCCGTCGTCGCCACCTCGAGCCTGGAACTCGGCATCGACATGGGTGCGGTGGACCTGGTCATCCAGGTCGAGGCACCGCCGTCGGTGGCCAGCGGACTGCAGCGCATCGGCCGCGCCGGGCATCAGGTCGGCGAAATCTCCCAGGGCGTGCTGTTCCCCAAACACCGCACCGATCTGATCGGCTGTGCGGTGACGGTGCAGCGTATGCGGGCGGGCGAGATCGAGACCATGAAGGTGCCGGCTAACCCGCTCGACGTGCTGGCCCAGCACACCGTTGCGGCGGCCGCGCTCGAACCGCTCGATGTCGAGGGCTGGTTCGACGCGGTACGACGCAGTGCACCGTTCGCCACCCTGCCTCGTAGCGCCTTCGAGGCAACGCTGGACCTGCTGTCCGGCAAGTACCCGTCCACCGAGTTCGCCGAGCTGCGGCCGCGACTGGTCTACGACCGCGACTCCGGCACGCTGACCGCGCGCCCCGGTGCGCAACGGCTGGCGGTGACTTCCGGCGGCGCCATCCCCGACCGCGGGCTGTTCACCGTGTACCTGGCCACCGACTCCGAAAAGCCCTCCAGGGTCGGCGAACTCGACGAGGAGATGGTCTACGAGTCGCGGCCCGGCGACGTCATCTCGCTGGGCGCCACGAGTTGGCGGATCACCGAGATCACCCACGACCGGGTGCTGGTGATCCCGGCGCCCGGACAACCCGCGCGGCTGCCGTTCTGGCGCGGTGACAGTGTGGGCCGCCCGGCTGAACTGGGGGCGGCGGTCGGCGCCTTCACCGGTGAACTCGCCGCACTGGACCGTGCGACGTTCGATGTTCGTTGCCGGGCAATGGGTTTCGCAGGATATGCGACCGACAATCTGCATCAGCTGTTGCGTGAGCAGCGGGAGGCCACCGGTATCGTCCCCAGCGACACCTCCCTGCTGGTCGAGCGATTCCGCGACGAACTCGGCGACTGGCGCGTGATCCTGCATTCGCCGTACGGGCTGCGGGTGCACGGCCCGCTCGCACTGGCGGTCGGGCGGCGGCTGCGGGAGCGGTACGGCATCGACGAGAAGCCCACCGCATCGGACGACGGCATCATCGTGCGATTGCCCGATGGCGGTGAAAACCCGCCAGGAGCCGACCTTTTCGTCTTCGATGCCGACGAGATCGAATCGATCGTCACCGCCGAGGTGGGCGGTTCGGCGCTGTTCGCCTCCCGGTTCCGGGAATGCGCCGCCCGAGCCCTGTTGCTGCCGCGGCGCCACCCCGGGAAACGCTCACCGCTGTGGCATCAGCGCCAGCGCGCCGCGCAACTGCTCGACATCGCACGCAAGTACCCCGACTTCCCGATCGTGCTGGAGGCGGTCCGGGAATGCCTGCAGGACGTCTACGACGTGCCGGCGCTGACCGAGCTCATGCGCAAGGTCGCCCAGCGTCGGCTGCGGGTGGTCGATGTCGAGACCGCCACCCCGTCGCCATTCGCGGCGTCGCTGTTGTTCGGGTACGTCGGCGCCTTCATGTACGAAGGCGACAGCCCGCTGGCCGAACGACGGGCCGCGGCGCTGGCGCTGGACACGGTCCTGCTCTCGGAGCTGTTGGGCCGCGTGGAACTGCGGGAGCTGCTCGACCCGGCGGTGATCGCGTCGACCGCCGCGCAACTGCAGCACCTCACCGCGGAGCGGGCGGCACGCGATGCCGAGGGCGTGGCCGATCTGCTGCGGCTGCTCGGCCCGCTCACCGAGGCAGAGATCGCCGAGCGCTGCACGGCCGAGGCCGTCGGGGGTTGGCTCGACGGTCTGCACGCCGCCAAACGGGCGCTTCCGGTCAGCTTCGCAGGGCAGACGTGGTGGGTGGCCGTCGAAGACATCGGTCTGCTCCGTGATGGCGTGGGGGTGCCGGTGCCGATCGGCGTGCCCGTCGCTTTCACCGAATCGGTCGCCGATCCGCTCGGCGATCTGCTCGGTCGCTACGCCCGCACGCGTGGTCCGTTCACCACGGCCGACGCGGCGGCGCGGTTCGGATTGGGACTCCGCGTGACCGCTGACGTGCTGGGCCGCATGGCGGTCGACCATCGCATGGTGCGGGGCGAGTTCGTCGCGGACCTGGCCGGCGATCAGTGGTGCGACGCCGAAGTGCTCAAGATCCTGCGCCGGCGGTCGCTGGCGGCGCTGCGGGCTCAGGTGGAACCGGTGTCCACCACGGCGTACGCAAGGTTCCTACCGTCCTGGCAGCATGTCGGGTCGTCGCACAGTACCGGTATCGACGGGCTCGCTGCGGTGATCGATCAACTCGCCGGTGTACCCATACCGGCCTCGGCCGTGGAATCGCTCGTCTTCGGCCAGCGCGTGCGCGACTACCAGCCCGCCATGCTCGACGAACTGCTGGCCTCCGGTGAGGTCATCTGGTCGGGCATCGGGCAGATCGGTGGCAGCGACGGCTGGATCGCATTCCACCAGGCCGACACCGTGCCGTTGACGTTGGCCGCACCCACCGAGATCGAGTTCACCGACACCCACCGCACGATCATGGAAACCCTGGGCGCCGGCGGAGCGTATTTCTTCCGTCAGCTCGCCGAAGGACTCGCCCCAGATGAGCTCAAAGCCGCGTTGTGGGAACTCATCTGGGCCGGATGGGTCACCGGCGACACCTTCGCTCCGGTGCGGGCCGTGCTGGCGGGCCCGCGCCGCACCGGCACCCCCGCGCACCGACAGCGGCAACGACCGCCACGGCTGAGCCGCTACAGCGTGGCCCGCCCGCAGGCTCGCGCCGCCGATCCGACCGTGTCCGGACGGTGGTCGGCGCTGCCCGGCCCCGAACCCGATTCGACAGTGCGCGCACATTTCCATGCCGAACTGCTGCTCGGCCGGCACGGTGTGCTCACCAAGGGCGCGGTCAACGCCGAAGGGGTGCCTGGCGGCTTCGCCACTCTCTACAAGGTGCTCAGCGCATTTGAGGACGCCGGGCAGTGTCAACGCGGATATTTCGTCGAATCACTTGGTGGCGCGCAGTTCGCCGCGGCGTCGACCGTCGATCGGTTGCGGTCCTATCTGGACAGTGTCGACCCGCAGCGGCCCGAGTACCACGCCGTGGTACTCGCCGCCACAGATCCTGCGAATCCGTACGGTGCCGCGCTGGGCTGGCCCGATGACGGCGAATCTGGCCACCGTCCCGGCCGTAAGGCCGGTGCGTTGGTGGCGCTGGTGGACGGGCAGCTCGTGTGGTTCCTCGAGCGTGGCGGCAAGTCGCTGCTCAGCTTCGGCTCCGACGCTGATGCACAGCGGGCCGCCGCGGCAGCGCTGGCCGATCTGGTCGGCTCCGGTCGCGTGCCATCACTGTTGGTGGAGCGCGTCAACGGCACTGCCGTGCTCGACCCGGGCGCCGACGACGAACGGAGCGTCGTGCAAGACGCGCTGACGACCGCCGGCTTCAGCCGGACACCACGAGGCCTTCGACTGCGGTGA